The Candidatus Zixiibacteriota bacterium genome includes a window with the following:
- a CDS encoding ABC transporter ATP-binding protein translates to MTLAAFRATLAAVGVTDRDHVMAAVEFISVDKSFDGVAALLAVSFRAAEGEFLVIVGPSGCGKSTILRLIAGLEIPDSGSILIDGEDVAGRPPRARGCAMVFQSYALYPHWSVFDNLAFPLRIRRVGRSEIARRVREIAASLRLTDQLAKRPRALSGGQRQRIALGRAIAADPRILLFDEPLSNLDAPLRAEMRQEIVARQKALGRTALYVTHDQTEALTMGDRVLVLNGGITMGCGTPTQLYDDPPNRFVAAFLGRPTINLLAGGLQSEGDALVFAPLGSAVPPELTAKLGSSDSRHVEVGIRPEHVRLVSVAPESPWRVLAHEFLGDRTHYSVGDGRFTLTATGSREAVIPIDTPVRLDIARGRMLFFDPVDGRRLA, encoded by the coding sequence TTGACCCTCGCCGCTTTTCGGGCGACCTTGGCGGCGGTCGGTGTCACCGATCGGGATCATGTCATGGCGGCCGTGGAGTTCATCTCAGTAGACAAATCATTCGACGGCGTCGCGGCGCTGCTCGCGGTCAGTTTCCGGGCTGCCGAGGGGGAGTTTCTGGTGATTGTCGGACCCTCGGGATGCGGGAAATCGACGATTCTGCGTCTGATCGCCGGGCTGGAGATCCCGGATTCGGGGAGCATTCTCATTGACGGCGAGGATGTGGCGGGGCGACCGCCCAGGGCCCGTGGGTGCGCCATGGTGTTTCAGTCTTACGCATTGTATCCCCATTGGAGCGTGTTCGACAATCTGGCGTTTCCCCTGAGAATTCGCCGCGTGGGAAGGTCGGAGATTGCGCGCCGGGTGCGCGAGATCGCCGCGTCGCTGCGCCTGACCGATCAACTGGCCAAGCGTCCTAGGGCGCTCTCGGGCGGCCAGCGGCAACGCATCGCCCTGGGACGCGCCATCGCCGCCGATCCACGCATCCTTCTTTTTGATGAGCCGCTCTCGAATCTCGATGCGCCTCTGCGCGCCGAGATGCGACAAGAGATCGTCGCCCGACAGAAGGCGCTGGGCCGGACCGCGCTGTACGTCACGCATGATCAGACCGAGGCGCTGACCATGGGGGATCGGGTCCTTGTCCTGAATGGCGGGATCACGATGGGGTGCGGCACGCCGACGCAGCTCTATGATGATCCTCCGAATCGCTTTGTCGCTGCATTCCTGGGACGTCCGACGATCAACCTGCTGGCCGGTGGACTGCAGTCCGAGGGCGACGCGTTGGTGTTTGCTCCGCTGGGATCGGCTGTTCCCCCGGAGTTGACGGCGAAGCTCGGATCGAGTGATTCGCGCCATGTGGAAGTGGGCATCCGTCCCGAGCACGTTCGACTCGTCAGCGTGGCCCCCGAATCGCCATGGCGGGTTCTCGCGCACGAGTTCCTCGGTGACCGGACGCACTACAGCGTAGGCGATGGTCGCTTCACGCTGACGGCGACCGGCAGCCGGGAGGCCGTTATTCCCATCGACACACCGGTTCGACTCGACATAGCGCGCGGGCGCATGTTGTTCTTTGATCCCGTCGACGGGCGACGGTTGGCGTGA